A single Anopheles funestus chromosome 2RL, idAnoFuneDA-416_04, whole genome shotgun sequence DNA region contains:
- the LOC125765109 gene encoding uncharacterized protein LOC125765109 has translation MPLSVTKAPATGEATGKDRLLEPPPSPLEARSESPSMSPCPSPAQPPPTTVGSATGIPAAVANFSVINYVGKIQKQSSYKSSVRCRTPYERCSLRSVGPTASRILEPQMDDTTNSSTFSSMEFGCNSSSSNNSTGIGCETSPESSDLQDSIDTEDGSTSGPRLRSRRSMSVSSSGCSSSMDDRNFDFSPLGSIISCRCNSYSMSDFDDDGFREDSSVSSAYAVLSGSRSYQQHHPLHHHHQHVPHHPNNHKGLFDIALKTVKLIRRNQELQLRLAQLQEETNAFIDSVMANPENESLRSHFYSTQNKRLPTVPVTVQK, from the exons atgCCTCTTTCCGTGACGAAAGCACCGGCAACCGGTGAAGCTACTGGCAAAGATCGGTTACTggaaccaccaccatcaccgttGGAAGCGCGAAGCGAATCACCATCGATGTCACCGTGTCCCAGTCCCGCCCAACCGCCACCAACCACAGTCGGAAGTGCCACCGGCATTCCTGCGGCCGTTGCCAACTTCTCCGTGATAAACTATG ttGGTAAAATTCAAAAGCAATCATCTTACAAATCATCTGTCCGTTGCCGAACACCGTACGAAAGGTGTAGTTTGCGGTCGGTAGGACCGACAGCAAGTCGCATCTTGGAACCGCAGATGGACGATACGACCAATTCTTCAACCTTTTCCTCgatggagtttggttgcaatagtagcagcagcaacaacagcactgGTATTGGCTGTGAAACCAGCCCCGAATCCAGTGACCTGCAGGACAGTATCGATACGGAGGATGGAAGTACGTCCGGGCCACGATTACGCAGTCGGCGATCGATGAGCGTTTCCTCCAGCGGTTGTTCCAGCTCGATGGATGATCGAAACTTTGACTTCTCGCCGCTGGGAAGCATAATTAGTTGTCG GTGTAACTCGTACAGCATGTCCGactttgatgatgatgggttcCGCGAAGATAGTAGCGTATCGTCGGCGTACGCCGTATTGTCCGGGTCTCGGTCGTATCAACAGCACCATCCgctacatcatcatcaccagcatGTACCCCATCATCCGAACAATCACAAAGGACTGTTCGATATAGCGCTGAAAACGGTGAAACTGATCCGGCGTAACCAAGAGCTGCAGTTGCGACTGGCCCAGCTACAGGAAGAGACAAACGCATTCATCGATTCGGTAATGGCCAATCCGGAGAATGAATCGTTACGTTCGCATTTTTACAGCACACAGAACAAGCGTTTACCAACAGTGCCGGTAACGGTGCAAAAGTGA
- the LOC125765201 gene encoding glucose dehydrogenase [FAD, quinone]-like, with amino-acid sequence MLRTVMVGTRWFAHLLIVFLLTIGPVLGNQPSTASIVFESLFDELSLLMRTGPNASVPIPETKRIRKEYDFVVIGAGSGGSVMANRLSEVPEWSVLLLEVGKEENIVSNLPLTAGLTTATGYSWGYRSDPMRHACKGLEQGVCYWPKGRGLGGTSLINFLLYGRGHQRDYDEWEQAGNYGWGYRNVRKYFEKAEKIKGKRDNPYGYLHIEESSFETPMLKRYIEAGKSFGYRRIDPNDPVQLGFYKAQATMVNGERCSAARAYLKPVAYRSNLDISTHSWATRILIDPVTKTAFGVEFTKNKRTYTVRVRKEVILAAGAIASPQLLMLSGVGPREHLQQFDIPVIKDLRVGYNLQDHQTLSGLVFTVNQPVTIREQDMRRPVNVLSYLLGRTGPFTVPGGAEGIAFVKTNNSRSPADYPDVELVLGTGAVNNDESGALRYTFGMTREFYERSFGSARGQHAFGIAPVLMRPKSRGRISLKSRNPYRWPHMEGNFYEHPDDLATMVEGIKMAVRIGESDSFASYGAKLLRTPFYGCEKHRFQSDDYWRCCLRQVGASIQHQSGTCKMGPASDPDAVVDPELRVHGVNGLRVVDASIFPIIPSAHTNGVVIMVGEKAADMVKDYWNNQIH; translated from the exons ATGCTACGGACAGTAATGGTTGGCACGCGATGGTTCGCTCATCTGTTAATCGTGTTTTTACTCACGATCGGTCCTGTGCTCGGAAACCAACCTTCCACCGCATCGATCGTCTTCGAAAGTCTGTTCGATGAGCTGAGCTTACTGATGCGCACGGGCCCTAATGCATCCGTGCCGATACCGGAGACGAAGCGAATTCGAAAGGAGTACGACTTTGTCGTCATTGGCGCTGGTTCGGGCGGATCCGTCATGGCCAACCGTTTGAGCGAAGTTCCCGAATGGAGCGTACTGCTGCTGGAGGTAGGCAAGGAGGAAAACATTGTGTCGAACTTGCCACTAACGGCGGGACTGACAACGGCTACAG GGTACAGCTGGGGATACCGGTCAGATCCCATGCGTCATGCGTGCAAGGGTCTTGAGCAAGGTGTTTGTTATTGGCCGAAAGGACGCGGTTTGGGTGGTACGAGTCTGATCAACTTCTTGCTGTACGGTCGCGGTCATCAACGTGACTATGATGAATGGGAACAAGCGGGAAACTATGGCTGGGGATATCGTAACGTCCGGAAGTACTTCGAGAAGGCGGAAAAAATCAAAGGAAAGCGTGACAACCCTTACGGCTATCTGCACATAGAGGAGAGTTCATTTGAAACTCCGATGTTGAAGCG ATACATCGAAGCCGGTAAAAGCTTCGGCTACCGACGTATCGATCCCAACGATCCAGTACAGCTTGGATTCTACAAAGCACAGGCCACCATGGTTAATGGCGAACGTTGCAGTGCGGCCCGTGCGTACCTGAAACCGGTCGCCTATCGATCCAATCTGGACATCTCGACACACTCGTGGGCTACCAGAATATTGATCGATCCCGTCACGAAGACCGCTTTTGGGGTGGAGTTTACCAAGAACAAGCGTACCTACACTGTGCGTGTACGGAAGGAAGTAATTCTGGCGGCTGGTGCAATAGCCTCTCCCCAGTTGCTGATGCTGTCCGGTGTGGGACCTCGTGAACATCTGCAGCAATTCGACATACCGGTAATCAAGGATCTGCGTGTGGGCTATAACCTGCAGGACCACCAAACGCTCTCAGGTTTGGTGTTCACTGTTAATCAGCCCGTAACCATTCGGGAGCAAGACATGCGCCGACCAGTTAACGTGCTTAGCTATCTGCTAGGACGTACTggtcccttcaccgtgcccgGTGGCGCAGAAGGCATCGCCTTCGTGAAGACGAATAACTCTCGCTCGCCGGCAGACTATCCAGATGTGGAGCTAGTGCTTGGAACGGGTGCAGTCAACAACGATGAATCAGGCGCACTACGCTACACATTCGGCATGACGCGAGAATTctacgaacgatcgttcgGTTCGGCCCGTGGTCAGCATGCATTCGGCATTGCACCTGTACTGATGCGTCCGAAAAGTCGTGGCCGGATATCGCTGAAGAGCCGCAATCCGTACCGATGGCCACACATGGAAGGTAACTTTTACGAACATCCCGACGATCTGGCCACGATGGTAGAGGGTATCAAGATGGCGGTACGTATCGGTGAGTCCGACAGCTTTGCCTCGTACGGTGCGAAGCTGCTCCGTACACCCTTCTATGGCTGTGAGAAGCATCGTTTCCAATCAGACGACTATTGGCGCTGTTGCTTGCGGCAGGTTGGTGCCAGCATTCAGCACCAGTCGGGAACGTGCAAGATGGGCCCGGCAAGCGATCCGGATGCGGTTGTCGATCCAGAACTGCGAGTGCACGGCGTGAATGGATTGCGCGTGGTGGATGCTTCCATCTTCCCGATCATACCGTCCGCACATACGAATGGTGTTGTTATAATGGTCGGGGAAAAGGCGGCCGATATGGTGAAAGATTACTGGAACAATCAAATTCACTAA